The following are encoded in a window of Polynucleobacter sp. AP-Kolm-20A-A1 genomic DNA:
- a CDS encoding A24 family peptidase translates to MSNLVTPDLVRALLIAVLVYLAYIDLRSFRLPDVITIPLAICGLCFNALAGHPFANLQSAALGAILGYTFLWLINYLYRLSKNRDGIGMGDAKLLGALGAWFGWLTLPGVLFIASIAGLVGGFIWLCWNKQGYQRAFPFGPFLAFAGIMELLWPQILQNLLLSNPI, encoded by the coding sequence ATGAGTAACTTAGTCACACCAGATCTGGTCCGCGCTTTACTCATCGCAGTCTTGGTGTACCTGGCCTATATTGATCTGCGATCCTTTAGATTGCCAGATGTCATTACTATCCCCCTGGCAATTTGCGGACTCTGCTTCAATGCGCTTGCTGGTCATCCATTTGCAAACTTACAAAGCGCGGCTCTTGGCGCCATCCTTGGCTACACCTTTCTTTGGCTGATTAATTATCTATACCGACTCTCCAAAAATCGAGATGGCATTGGAATGGGGGACGCCAAACTATTGGGAGCTCTGGGCGCCTGGTTTGGATGGCTGACGCTACCGGGCGTCTTATTCATAGCGTCAATAGCTGGCCTGGTGGGTGGCTTTATTTGGCTTTGTTGGAATAAACAAGGCTATCAAAGAGCATTTCCTTTTGGGCCATTCCTTGCATTTGCTGGCATCATGGAGTTGTTATGGCCACAGATTCTCCAGAACCTATTACTCAGCAATCCGATTTAA
- a CDS encoding NUDIX domain-containing protein, which produces MSEINRPITVVAAGILIDSEGRYLLGQRPEGKPYAGYWEVPGGKVEKGETVFQALQRELQEELGIDIRSSEELTVLEHDYPHAYVRLYVSIIREWTGTPRGCEGQALSWELITSDSPSVEPLLPAAWPMLECLRRSIA; this is translated from the coding sequence ATGAGTGAAATCAATCGACCCATTACTGTCGTTGCCGCAGGAATATTGATTGATTCTGAAGGGCGCTATCTTTTGGGTCAAAGGCCTGAAGGTAAACCATACGCCGGCTATTGGGAGGTTCCTGGCGGCAAAGTAGAAAAAGGGGAAACCGTTTTTCAAGCGCTCCAACGTGAACTTCAAGAAGAGCTTGGAATTGATATTCGCTCTAGCGAGGAATTAACCGTCCTTGAGCATGATTATCCACATGCATATGTACGACTTTATGTCAGCATTATTAGAGAGTGGACTGGTACCCCAAGGGGTTGTGAGGGACAGGCGCTTTCTTGGGAACTCATCACATCAGATTCGCCTAGCGTAGAACCTTTGTTACCGGCTGCTTGGCCAATGCTGGAGTGCCTTAGAAGGTCTATAGCTTAA
- a CDS encoding ATP-binding protein: MNEKLEQLLSHLETFLPKPLTDEQWESSTAFRWRRRDSIFGSIGFLQPVKHVSDITFEDLQNIDRQRDAIRDNTKNFIQKKPANNILLTGARGTGKSSLIKASLHEFASQGLRLVEVEKEHLADLADITDLLAERPERFIVFCDDLSFEDGESGYKSMKSALDGSVSAQVDNILIYATSNRRHLLPEYMKDNEGYVHSDDGEIHPGEVVEEKISLSERFGLWLSFYPPKQDEYLAIVAHWLTHFGLTAAQIEAARSEALVWALERGSRSGRVAWQFAKHWAGSQA; this comes from the coding sequence ATGAATGAAAAACTAGAGCAGCTTTTAAGTCATCTTGAGACGTTTTTACCTAAGCCATTAACCGATGAGCAGTGGGAGTCTTCTACTGCATTTAGATGGCGTCGTCGCGATAGTATTTTTGGTAGCATTGGATTCTTGCAGCCAGTAAAGCATGTATCCGACATTACCTTTGAAGATTTGCAAAATATTGACCGTCAGCGAGATGCGATTCGCGACAACACAAAAAACTTTATTCAAAAGAAGCCCGCCAATAATATTTTGTTGACTGGTGCTAGGGGCACTGGAAAATCCTCTTTGATTAAAGCGAGTTTGCATGAATTCGCTAGCCAGGGATTGCGTTTGGTTGAGGTTGAAAAAGAGCATTTAGCCGATTTGGCTGATATCACCGATCTTTTGGCCGAGCGGCCAGAGCGCTTCATTGTATTTTGTGATGACCTTTCCTTTGAAGACGGGGAGTCTGGCTATAAATCAATGAAATCTGCCTTAGATGGCTCTGTTTCGGCTCAGGTCGACAATATTTTGATTTATGCCACTTCCAATAGGCGCCATTTATTGCCTGAGTATATGAAGGACAACGAGGGCTATGTTCATAGTGATGATGGAGAAATTCATCCTGGTGAAGTAGTTGAGGAAAAAATTTCCTTATCTGAGCGTTTTGGATTGTGGCTATCTTTTTATCCGCCCAAGCAAGATGAATATCTTGCCATCGTTGCACATTGGCTTACGCATTTTGGTTTGACTGCGGCGCAAATTGAAGCTGCTCGTTCAGAAGCTTTGGTTTGGGCTTTAGAGCGTGGCTCACGTTCAGGCCGCGTTGCTTGGCAATTTGCAAAACACTGGGCTGGCTCACAAGCTTGA
- the coaE gene encoding dephospho-CoA kinase (Dephospho-CoA kinase (CoaE) performs the final step in coenzyme A biosynthesis.) — MLLVGLTGGIGSGKTAVSDLLGKFGAGIIDTDLIAHQVTSPGGAAIPAILERFGPEFIDSTGALNRSKMRTLVFANPESRQALEQITHPLIRQETIREANKLAQAGAPYLVFVVPLLIESNSWRGIVDYLVVVDCPKETQIERVMRRSNLPREEVEQILQAQASREERLSQADVVIENQGSLATLEVEVQDLHQKILQIQKNKLSSS, encoded by the coding sequence ATTCTCCTCGTTGGATTAACGGGTGGAATTGGCTCAGGAAAAACTGCTGTCAGCGACCTATTGGGTAAATTCGGCGCAGGCATTATCGATACCGACTTAATAGCCCACCAAGTCACTTCCCCGGGAGGGGCTGCAATACCCGCGATTTTGGAACGGTTTGGCCCTGAATTCATTGACTCTACCGGAGCTTTAAACAGAAGCAAAATGCGCACGCTGGTTTTTGCCAATCCAGAGTCCCGCCAAGCCCTTGAACAAATTACCCACCCCTTAATTCGACAAGAAACGATTAGGGAAGCCAACAAACTAGCCCAAGCTGGTGCACCCTACTTGGTTTTTGTGGTGCCACTCTTAATTGAGTCCAATAGCTGGAGGGGAATCGTTGACTACCTGGTGGTGGTTGATTGCCCTAAAGAAACCCAAATTGAACGCGTAATGCGCCGCAGCAATTTACCCAGGGAAGAGGTGGAACAGATCCTCCAGGCCCAAGCCAGCCGAGAAGAACGCCTTTCTCAAGCAGATGTTGTCATTGAAAATCAGGGCAGTCTTGCAACCCTAGAGGTCGAAGTCCAAGACCTGCACCAAAAAATCCTACAGATTCAGAAAAACAAACTCAGTTCGTCATAG
- the argJ gene encoding bifunctional glutamate N-acetyltransferase/amino-acid acetyltransferase ArgJ has product MTVNLPLPLKADLKPVKGFEMGIAEAGIKKANRKDLLVMTLAPGSQVAGVFTLNRFCAAPVQVCREHLAQEGCKGEIRALVVNTGNANAGTGEQGMKHALETCAALAKDLKINPEQILPFSTGVILEPLPIEKIISALPKAVSNLGEDNWFDAAEAIMTTDTQPKATSATVQTPEGLVTITGICKGAGMIHPNMATMLGFIATDAGFASGLLGELTREIADLSFNAITIDGDTSTNDSFIIMATGKSAVKIQSVNDASYKIVRDALVALARKLAQMIVRDGEGATKFMTIEVVGGKTSEECRLVAKAVAHSPLVKTAFFASDPNLGRILAAIGYAGIADLDVNRVQMWLGDVWVAKDGGRNPSYQEADGQRVMQAPEITIKIDLGRGNASQTMWTCDLSHDYVSINADYRS; this is encoded by the coding sequence ATGACTGTTAACCTACCCCTCCCCCTAAAAGCCGACCTCAAGCCAGTTAAAGGTTTCGAGATGGGTATCGCCGAAGCTGGAATTAAGAAGGCTAACCGCAAAGATTTGTTGGTGATGACGCTTGCTCCCGGATCTCAGGTCGCTGGCGTCTTTACTTTGAACCGCTTTTGCGCGGCTCCAGTGCAGGTCTGTCGTGAGCATTTGGCTCAAGAAGGGTGCAAGGGTGAGATCCGAGCCTTGGTGGTGAATACCGGCAATGCCAATGCAGGAACTGGTGAGCAGGGAATGAAGCATGCCCTGGAAACTTGCGCTGCGCTAGCAAAAGACCTCAAGATTAATCCAGAGCAGATCTTGCCATTTTCTACGGGCGTCATTCTGGAGCCCTTGCCAATTGAAAAGATTATTAGTGCGCTGCCAAAAGCGGTGAGCAATTTGGGTGAAGACAACTGGTTTGATGCTGCAGAAGCCATCATGACTACTGATACTCAACCCAAAGCCACTTCAGCGACCGTTCAAACACCAGAAGGTTTAGTGACTATTACTGGTATTTGTAAAGGTGCCGGAATGATTCATCCCAATATGGCAACCATGCTGGGATTTATTGCCACTGATGCAGGATTTGCGTCAGGGCTATTGGGTGAGCTCACACGCGAAATTGCAGACCTTTCTTTTAATGCCATCACTATTGATGGGGATACATCAACGAACGACTCGTTCATCATCATGGCCACAGGGAAGTCAGCCGTAAAAATCCAATCTGTCAATGATGCCAGTTACAAAATTGTGCGTGATGCTTTAGTTGCTTTGGCCAGAAAACTCGCGCAAATGATTGTGCGTGATGGTGAAGGTGCAACTAAGTTCATGACGATTGAAGTGGTAGGCGGCAAGACTTCTGAGGAGTGTCGCTTGGTTGCTAAGGCGGTTGCGCACTCCCCGTTAGTGAAAACAGCCTTCTTTGCCAGCGATCCTAATCTAGGCCGAATCCTTGCTGCTATTGGCTATGCGGGCATTGCAGATCTAGATGTCAATCGTGTTCAGATGTGGCTCGGAGATGTTTGGGTTGCTAAAGATGGTGGGCGTAATCCGAGCTATCAAGAGGCGGATGGCCAGAGAGTAATGCAGGCCCCAGAAATTACTATCAAGATTGATTTAGGACGTGGTAATGCGAGTCAGACGATGTGGACTTGTGATCTTTCCCATGATTACGTTTCTATTAATGCTGACTATCGCTCTTAA
- the zapD gene encoding cell division protein ZapD — MLRLEYLFARFNHFTRSDDPELHHNAIAILFDLGDIGARGDIKSLLLKEFERQKYALNGLKSSQKVDQEALSQILSEIDSVASSINHSAGRPNSAITESEWLNGIRTRLNIPGGTSPIDLPSYHAWKNSPSSERRDLLENYVKPLLPWHEACQLFLRLLRQSGEAKDVVAHNGSFQQAPSGKVYQLMRIAVEDDTLFSEISANKYLLSVRFLKSDRDKKAQLVNADVPFKLTLCQL; from the coding sequence ATGCTTCGGCTGGAGTATTTGTTCGCCCGTTTCAATCACTTCACACGCTCAGATGATCCAGAGCTTCATCACAATGCGATTGCTATTTTGTTTGATCTTGGTGACATTGGTGCACGTGGCGATATCAAATCCTTACTGCTAAAAGAATTTGAGCGTCAGAAGTACGCTTTGAATGGCCTTAAGTCATCACAAAAAGTAGATCAAGAAGCACTGTCCCAGATTCTCAGTGAAATTGATAGTGTTGCAAGCAGCATCAATCACTCTGCTGGAAGACCAAATTCTGCTATCACCGAAAGTGAATGGCTTAATGGAATTCGTACACGTTTAAATATTCCTGGTGGCACAAGCCCAATTGATCTTCCAAGTTATCACGCATGGAAAAATAGTCCGTCAAGTGAACGTCGAGATCTTTTAGAAAACTACGTTAAGCCACTTTTGCCATGGCATGAAGCTTGCCAATTATTTTTAAGACTCTTACGTCAATCCGGTGAAGCGAAAGATGTTGTAGCTCACAATGGATCTTTTCAGCAAGCTCCATCGGGCAAGGTGTATCAACTGATGCGTATTGCTGTTGAAGACGACACGTTATTTTCCGAGATCAGCGCCAATAAATACCTGCTCTCAGTACGCTTCTTAAAGTCCGACCGTGATAAAAAAGCGCAGCTTGTGAATGCCGATGTGCCATTCAAGCTAACGCTTTGCCAGCTTTAA
- a CDS encoding type II secretion system F family protein, translating into MNKQDQLHFAQQLLSLLSAGLALLNAIELMHSCAPKHWRACLMDVHSQLKKGNSLSHSLQLRQEQFSAEFINLIRVSERTGDIPLALTTISQQLEAQIELRRKLQQALSYPIITLMSSFLLIIVMMVWVVPVFKDVFAHFQAELPAPTQALIQTSSWIENFYIEIGISLIGLVALFSMAWLKSPRLQKRCDQLSFCIPIVGQLLRLATLTYWCRTLGHLLRSGLPLPDALRVTAQSSNHWLSHDLSAEVFKQLTQGWPLGDALKRADPKHLLFDIETLQLLHIASESGSLTQMLGQRAQTLGSQLSNRLNTLSQSLEPFLIIFVGIIIGSLVVILYLPIFNLGQIV; encoded by the coding sequence ATGAACAAGCAAGATCAACTGCATTTCGCTCAGCAACTCTTATCTCTACTCTCAGCAGGCTTGGCTCTTCTGAATGCCATTGAACTCATGCATTCTTGCGCTCCAAAACATTGGCGCGCCTGCCTAATGGATGTGCACTCACAACTCAAAAAAGGTAATAGCCTTTCACATAGTCTGCAACTAAGACAGGAGCAGTTCTCTGCAGAATTTATCAATCTCATTCGCGTCAGTGAGCGTACAGGTGACATTCCCCTGGCCCTGACGACCATTTCCCAACAGCTCGAAGCACAAATTGAATTGCGCCGAAAGTTACAACAGGCATTGAGTTACCCCATCATTACCTTAATGAGCTCATTTCTTCTCATTATTGTCATGATGGTGTGGGTAGTCCCTGTATTTAAAGATGTTTTTGCGCACTTTCAAGCAGAACTGCCGGCGCCAACACAGGCGCTGATTCAAACCTCCTCATGGATCGAAAATTTCTATATAGAAATTGGGATTTCCCTCATTGGACTTGTTGCGCTCTTTAGCATGGCATGGTTAAAAAGTCCTCGCTTACAAAAGAGGTGTGATCAACTCAGCTTTTGTATACCGATTGTGGGGCAGCTATTGCGACTAGCCACTTTGACCTACTGGTGCCGGACACTCGGACACTTGCTGCGATCAGGGCTGCCATTGCCCGATGCGTTGCGCGTGACGGCCCAATCTTCTAACCACTGGCTTAGCCATGATTTAAGCGCTGAGGTATTTAAACAGCTCACGCAAGGCTGGCCTTTGGGTGATGCTCTAAAACGGGCTGATCCCAAGCACTTATTGTTTGACATTGAAACCTTGCAGCTACTGCACATTGCCTCGGAAAGCGGATCTCTTACCCAAATGCTAGGGCAACGCGCTCAAACCCTGGGATCGCAATTAAGCAATCGCTTAAATACACTCAGTCAAAGTCTAGAACCATTCCTAATTATTTTTGTGGGAATTATTATTGGTAGTCTAGTAGTCATCCTGTACCTTCCCATTTTTAATTTAGGTCAAATTGTTTAA